From the genome of Corallococcus macrosporus DSM 14697:
GGAATGGAGTCGGACGTCGATGAACAAGGTCATCTTCGCCTGTGTACACAACGCTGGCCGCTCGCTGATGGCGGAGGCGTTCTTCAATGTCATGGTGGACCCGCAGAAGGCGCGCGCCGTCTCCGCGGGGACGCAGCCGGGAGACCAGGCGCATCCCGAGGTGCTGGCGGCCATGCGTGAAATCGGCATCGAGCTGCCGGACGTGAAGCCCCGGCTGCTGACGGATGACCTGGCGCAGGACGCGCAATGGCTCATCACCCTGGGCTGCGGCGAGGCCTGCCCCCAGGTGCCCGGGCTGCGGCGCGAGGACTGGCCGCTGGACGACCCCAAGGGGAAGTCGGAGGTCCTGGTCCACCGCATCCGCGACGAGCTGGCGGCCCGCGTGGCCGGGCTGCTGGAGCGCGAAGGGTGGATGCGCGCCGGTTAGGGCCGCGTGCTCATTCCAGGTGGTAGTTGAACGGCAGCTCGACGGTGACCCGGCCGCCGAGCGCCGGTGGTGGCGGGGGGAAGGGCGCCGCGTGCCGCACCGCCTCCTGCGCGGCCTCGCACAGCACGGGATGCGGGCAGACCCCCAGCACCCGCATGGACACGAGCTGTCCCTGCGCGCCCACGGAGATGCGCAGCACGAGCCGTCCTTCGATGCCCGCCATCCGCGCCGGGTCGGGGTAGGGCACGTCATTGAAGCGGTCGCGGAACATCTCCTCGAAGGAGCGCCGGGCCGCGTCCTCCGGGGCCTCGGGCGCGGCGGCGGGAGGCGGCGCGGTGAGCAGCCCGGTGACTTCCGCTCCCAGGGCGCGCTGGGTGATGCCCGCCACGGCGCGCTCGGCCAGGCTGCCGCCGCCTTGGGACGCGATGCCGGCGGGGCGCCCGACGGACAGCGGCTCGGGCGTGCTCGGAGGCGCGGTGGCCCGGGGCGGCGGGGGCGCTCGCGAGGGCCGGGGCCTGCGCGCGGCGCGGGGCCGGGGCGGCGGGGGCGTGGGTTGGACGACGTCACCCGCGCGCGGGGCCGGGGGGACGGCGCTCAGCCGGAGCACGAGGACCTCACCCTGGTGGGCGTCCCCTTCGCGCCGCCGCGGAGCGCCGTGCCACAGCGAGGCCAGGCCCAGCAGCGCCGCGGCGTGCAGCCCGGTGGCGGCCAGCACCAGCGCCAGGAGTCGCTGACGGCTTCGCGCGGGCGCCTCACGGGCACGGAGGGCCGAGGCGAACGGCGCGGCCTCCGGCGCGGGCGCCTGGGTTGATTCCTCCGGCATGCTGTCCCCCCTCGTCCGACCCCGTCACGCCACCGGGTGGGGGTAGTGGCGCGGGGCGTGGGCGTGAAGGGCCCTTGCGCCGCGGGCCTGTGCGGCGGTCCTCAGTCCGCCGTCGCGGTGTCGCGGGCCCTTCAGCGCGGGGACCCCGGGGGGCGGGGTTTGCGGAAGACCACGGTGAGGTTGTTGCTGGGCATGTCCACCACGCGCTCGCGCTCCAGCCCATTCAGGGCGGCCTCCGCGGTGACGGCCTCCAGCGTCCTCACGCCCCACGCCGGATTCCGGGCGCGCAAGGAGGCGTCGAACTCCAGGTTGCTGGGGGCCGTCTGCCGGCCCTCGACGAAGTAGGGGCCATAGAGGATGAGCAGCCCGCCGGGGGGCAGCACGCGGCCCGCGCCCCGCATCAAGCCCTGGCACGCCGCCCAGGGTGAGATGTGAATCATGTTCACGTTGAGGATGACGTCCGCGTCCGCCTGTGGCCAGGACGCCGCGCTCGCGTCGAGCTGGCGCGGCGGCAGCAGGTTGGGGAGGTCCTCACCGGCGCGCCAGGCCTCGATGCTCTCCAGGGACTCGGCATCCACGTCGGTGGGCTGCCAGGTGAGGTGTGGCAGCGCGCGGGCGAACCAGGCCGCGTGCTGGCCGGTGCCGCTGGCCACCTCCAGCACCCTGCCGGTGGCGGGGAGGACTTCGCGGAGGACGGCGAGCAGGGGCTCGCGGTTGCGCTCGGTGGCCGGGGCATGTCGCTTCATGCTCCGGGTTTCGCACATCCATCGCGGCCCCTGCGAGCCGCGCGTGACCTGACGGGCGCATGGGGGAGCGGCTGCCCCTGCCCGTGGACGACCTGCGCACCACCCCGGGCAGCGAATGGGCGGAGCGGGGCGTGGGCCTCCTCCCGTGACGGGCTGTCCGGCGGGGCGGGGACGTTCCGTCCACGCCCGTTTGTTTCCCACCCGGCAATTCCCGGCCCCTGGGGCCGAGTCCAGTCCCGCCCCCCAGGCGCCGTTTGGGGGGTACATTGGGGGCATGGTTCCAGGGCAGGTGGACGGCTTGGGCGTTATCTCTGGCGTTACCGTCCCCCAAAGAGGAAAGTTCACCCAGGGCTCCCCTTCCTGCCGGGCGAGCGGGCACTGGGATGCACTCCTGCGCCCGCGGGTTACACTGCCGGGCGTGGGTCCCAGGTAGGGCGGGGCGCTTCACATGTGTGTACGGTCCCTTGTTGTCGCGGACCTGCCGGCCACACCTTTGGGTGGGCAGGCCTGAAACCCAATTCGGAGGAGAGTCACCATCATTCGCGAACAGAGAAGCAGCCGCGGCGGGAGCCGCGACCAGAGAACCAACCGTCGTATCCGTGCCCGTGAGGTCCGCGTCGTCGGCTCTGACGGTAGCCAGCTCGGGGTCATGCCTCTCGAGGCGGCCCTGGATCGCGCCCGGACCGAGGGGCTCGACCTCGTCGAGATCAGCCCCATGGCCAGTCCTCCGGTCTGCAAGATCATGGACTACGGCAAGTTCAAGTACGAGGAGAAGAAGAAGGCCTCGGAAGCGAAGCGTGCCCAGGTCACGGTCCTGCTCAAGGAAGTGAAGCTCCGTCCGAAGACGGAAGAGCACGACTACGAGTTCAAGGTTCGCAACACCCGCCGGTTCATCGAGGACGGGAACAAGGCGAAGGTCGTCATCCAGTTCCGCGGGCGTGAAATCACGCACAAGGAGCAGGGGACGGCCATCCTCGACGACGTGGCCAAGGACCTGAAGGACGTGGCCGTCGTGGAGCAGATGCCCCGCATGGAAGGGCGTCTGATGTTCATGATCCTCGCGCCCACGCCGAAGGTGGCCCAGAAGGCCCGCGAGCTGGTGCGTCAGGCCGCCGCCTCCGTCAAGCGCACGCCTCCGCCGGGAGCCCCGGGCGCGGGCAAGCCGGCGGCTGCCAGCGGCGGCGCCGGGGAGAAGGCCGAGCCGAAGCCGGAGGAGAAGGCCGAGGCGAAGCCCGAGGAGAAGGCCGAGCCGAAGGCCGAGGAGAAGAAGGAAGCGCAGGCCGCGCCGGCAGCAGCCGAGGCGCCGAGCCCGACGGCGTCCTGAGGGACCGCCGACACGCGGTGGGCCTGGTTTCCCACCGCGTGTGGCGCCTCTCGGAAGGTGGGGAGTGTGGCCGCCGCCACACGAGCAGGCAGCCAGGCGTGGCTCGCCGCCCACACGGGTGTCGCTTTCCCATGGGGGAGGCCGCCCGGGAGGGCTGGCAGGCGACTTGAAAAGGAGGGCACTGCTGCCGCAGTCTGTCCGCCCGCGAACGCTCGCGGACCTCCTTTCCTCAAGGACGCGTGATGCTGCCTGTCCTCCTCGCCGTGTTGCTGGCGCAGACGCCCGCCGCCAATCCCCGTCAGCAGGGGGTGCCCATTGGCAAGGGCAAGACGCTCCCTGTCGTCACGCTGTCCGCGCCGTCGGGTGGTTGGACGGTGGACCGGATGATGCTCATCGAGGGCACCGTCAGCGACACCACCATCGACCCGGTGGTGGTCTCCATCAACGGCGACCGCTACCTGATGCGCACGTACCGGGGGCGCTTCAGCCGCAAGTTCCCCGCCGCCAGCGGGAAGAACATCGTCACGGTGATGGCCACCAACCAGGCCGGCACCGCGCGCGCCCAGGCCACCAGCTACGCGCAGATTCCGCCGGTGCCCTTCAAGGTGGTGCTCACCAGCGACACCGACGGCGTGTACACCGACCTGCACCTCTACGAGCCCACGGACGCCAGCGCCGCGGGAGGCACCCTCGACGTGAAGAAGATGGCGCACGTGTACTGGGCCGACACCGCGAGCCCGTCCGGCGGCACCTTCTTCCTCAACTCGCAGGGCGGTGACTTCGACCAGCCCGCGTATGGGCCGTACCTGTACATCCACCGCGCGCCGCCCAAGGGCGTGTACCTGGTGGCCACCAACTACTGGCCCAGCGGCGACAAGGCCCACACGGTGGCCACGCTGAACCTGGCGCTCTTCGAGGGCACGCCCAACGAGATTCGCCGCATGGTGCGCATCCCCCTGGCCACGCCGGGCACCACCCGCGTGCTGGCCTGGGTGAACGTGCTCGGCGACGGGCAGGCGGAGGTGTACGTGCCGTCGCAGGACCCTCGGCCCAAGCACGCCGCGTGGCCGAAGAACCTGGACGACGCCCTCAAGGCGCTCCAGTCCAACGGGGACGGCGAAGGCGAGTAGTGATGCCTCCGTCCTTGGGTGCCACCGCCATGCGCCGCGTCCTTCCCGTGCTCCTGCTGCTCCACGCGTCCGCGCCCCTGTCGAGCGGCGCGGCCGGGGGCCTGACGTCCGCGCCGTC
Proteins encoded in this window:
- a CDS encoding low molecular weight phosphatase family protein, with the protein product MNKVIFACVHNAGRSLMAEAFFNVMVDPQKARAVSAGTQPGDQAHPEVLAAMREIGIELPDVKPRLLTDDLAQDAQWLITLGCGEACPQVPGLRREDWPLDDPKGKSEVLVHRIRDELAARVAGLLEREGWMRAG
- a CDS encoding TonB family protein; this translates as MPEESTQAPAPEAAPFASALRAREAPARSRQRLLALVLAATGLHAAALLGLASLWHGAPRRREGDAHQGEVLVLRLSAVPPAPRAGDVVQPTPPPPRPRAARRPRPSRAPPPPRATAPPSTPEPLSVGRPAGIASQGGGSLAERAVAGITQRALGAEVTGLLTAPPPAAAPEAPEDAARRSFEEMFRDRFNDVPYPDPARMAGIEGRLVLRISVGAQGQLVSMRVLGVCPHPVLCEAAQEAVRHAAPFPPPPPALGGRVTVELPFNYHLE
- a CDS encoding DUF938 domain-containing protein, giving the protein MKRHAPATERNREPLLAVLREVLPATGRVLEVASGTGQHAAWFARALPHLTWQPTDVDAESLESIEAWRAGEDLPNLLPPRQLDASAASWPQADADVILNVNMIHISPWAACQGLMRGAGRVLPPGGLLILYGPYFVEGRQTAPSNLEFDASLRARNPAWGVRTLEAVTAEAALNGLERERVVDMPSNNLTVVFRKPRPPGSPR
- the infC gene encoding translation initiation factor IF-3, with amino-acid sequence MIREQRSSRGGSRDQRTNRRIRAREVRVVGSDGSQLGVMPLEAALDRARTEGLDLVEISPMASPPVCKIMDYGKFKYEEKKKASEAKRAQVTVLLKEVKLRPKTEEHDYEFKVRNTRRFIEDGNKAKVVIQFRGREITHKEQGTAILDDVAKDLKDVAVVEQMPRMEGRLMFMILAPTPKVAQKARELVRQAAASVKRTPPPGAPGAGKPAAASGGAGEKAEPKPEEKAEAKPEEKAEPKAEEKKEAQAAPAAAEAPSPTAS
- a CDS encoding DUF2135 domain-containing protein, whose protein sequence is MLPVLLAVLLAQTPAANPRQQGVPIGKGKTLPVVTLSAPSGGWTVDRMMLIEGTVSDTTIDPVVVSINGDRYLMRTYRGRFSRKFPAASGKNIVTVMATNQAGTARAQATSYAQIPPVPFKVVLTSDTDGVYTDLHLYEPTDASAAGGTLDVKKMAHVYWADTASPSGGTFFLNSQGGDFDQPAYGPYLYIHRAPPKGVYLVATNYWPSGDKAHTVATLNLALFEGTPNEIRRMVRIPLATPGTTRVLAWVNVLGDGQAEVYVPSQDPRPKHAAWPKNLDDALKALQSNGDGEGE